A genomic stretch from Seriola aureovittata isolate HTS-2021-v1 ecotype China chromosome 13, ASM2101889v1, whole genome shotgun sequence includes:
- the LOC130180350 gene encoding uncharacterized protein LOC130180350: protein MDVIKHGPCSFFIFLLWIKGFIDGSDVNQTPILLKNQGDNATIGCNHTKGIDYFQMYWYRQLPGENIKLIVFTTTSKNDFGDFDKKKFLATKPDIQSGTFTVENLEPGDQVMCSHPQNKKAGARVSVLNVLNMIFMVLLFCFLHLPGNTAGASDTKRVDQTPPFIIKRTGQSVDSEINCAHSITDYQQILWYKQDKHKLKFLGYLNLDNPNTEDDVKGKISFKGDGRKHSNFTISNVSLNDSGVYFCAASYHSAADSPQVNTKTFQSIPNPRHTRLSGP, encoded by the exons ATGGACGTGATCAAACACGGACCCTGCAgctttttcatatttctgctttGGATTAAAG GTTTTATTGATGGGAGTGATGTCAACCAGACCCCCATACTATTGAAGAACCAGGGTGACAATGCAACTATAGGATGCAACCACACCAAGGGCATCGACTACTTCCAGATGTACTGGTACAGACAGCTGCCtggagaaaatattaaactaatTGTGTTCACAACAACATCTAAAAACGACTTTGGAGATTTCGACAAAAAGAAATTCTTAGCCACTAAACCTGATATTCAGAGCGGGACATTCACAGTGGAGAATCTGGAGCCTGGAGATCAAG TGATGTGCTCTCATCCACAGAACAAGAAAGCTGGTGCTAGAGTCTCTGTTCTAAATGTGTTGAACATGATCTTTATGgtcttattgttttgtttccttcacCTGCCAGGAAACACCG CAGGAGCCTCTGACACCAAACGTGTGGACCAAACACCTCCGTTCATCATAAAGAGAACTGGTCAATCTGTTGACAGTGAGATCAACTGTGCACACAGCATAACAGATTATCAGCAAATTCTCTGgtacaaacaagacaaacacaagttAAAGTTCCTGGGATATCTAAATCTGGATAACCCAAACACTGAGGACGACGTGAAGGGGAAAATCAGCTTTAAAGGAGACGGCCGCAAACACTCAAACTTCACCATTTCTAATGTTTCACTGAATGACAGtggtgtgtatttctgtgctgcCAGTTACCACAGTGCTGCAGATTCTCCTCAAGTCAATACAAAAACCTTCCAGTCAATACCCAACCCCAGACACACAAGACTTTCAGGCCCCTGA